The following are encoded in a window of Torulaspora globosa chromosome 4, complete sequence genomic DNA:
- a CDS encoding NAD(P)H-dependent oxidoreductase: protein MKVLIVLAHPEKASLTSSLAMLAKETFESQGDEVKVSDLYGLGWKSNVDKEDFPGNNSDRLFVCDASKKATRSNSLTEDVVEEQKKLLWCDTLFLVFPLWWFSMPAILKGWVERVFSYGVGYGVGVHDSTHWGDRYGEGTFAGKKAMVITLAGGWESHYSARGINGPIEDLLFPINHGILYYSGFDVLPPLVAYRSDSVDDSSFKKLSLKLKERIISLQETKPIAYKRQNYGDYTIPALELKGDIGCGCGGFSLHIKN from the coding sequence ATGAAAGTTTTGATTGTATTGGCACATCCTGAAAAAGCCTCTTTAACCAGTTCTCTGGCCATGTTGGCCAAAGAGACTTTCGAATCGCAAGGAGATGAAGTTAAGGTTAGTGATCTTTACGGTCTTGGTTGGAAGAGCAATGTCGATAAAGAAGATTTCCCCGGAAATAATTCGGACAGGCTTTTTGTCTGCGACGCctccaagaaagctacGCGATCAAATAGCCTAACCGAAGATGTCgtggaagaacaaaaaaaattacTTTGGTGTGACACATTGTTTTTGGTGTTTCCGCTTTGGTGGTTCTCAATGCCTGCAATTCTCAAAGGCTGGGTGGAGAGAGTCTTCTCCTACGGAGTAGGCTATGGAGTTGGCGTTCACGATAGTACCCATTGGGGTGATAGATATGGCGAAGGGACTTTTGCGGGGAAAAAAGCTATGGTTATAACTCTTGCTGGAGGCTGGGAGTCTCATTACAGCGCGAGGGGCATAAACGGTCCAATAGAAGACCTTTTGTTTCCTATAAACCATGGTATTTTGTATTATTCGGGATTTGATGTTCTGCCACCACTTGTTGCATACCGTTCAGATTCGGTTGATGAtagttctttcaaaaagctgTCTCTtaagttgaaagaaaggattatttctcttcaagaaacGAAACCAATCGCATATAAAAGGCAAAATTATGGTGACTACACGATACCCGCTCTTGAACTTAAGGGCGACATCGGATGTGGATGTGGAGGTTTCAGTTTGCATATCAAAAACTGA